A genomic region of Catalinimonas niigatensis contains the following coding sequences:
- the glpK gene encoding glycerol kinase GlpK — MEKYILALDQGTTSSRAIVFDHQGSMIAVAQKEFKQYYPKPGWIEHDANEIWDTQLSVAQEVIRKAHIQASQIAAIGITNQRETTVVWDKESGEPIHKAIVWQDRRTSRYCDQLKEEGFEETIRNKTGLIADAYFSGTKVKWILENVPEARKKADQGKLAFGTIDSFLIWKLTGGKLHITDVTNASRTLLYDIHKMWWSTTITKKFDVPMSMLPQVVPSSQEYGNTDPKLLGEAIPIGGIAGDQQAALFGQMCTQPGMIKNTYGTGSFVVLNTGSKPIISKNNLLTTVAWQIEGKTTYALEGSIFIAGAIVQWLRDGLGIIKSSSEVESLANSVEDNGGVYLVPALTGLGAPHWDQYARGTIVGITRGTTAGHIARAALESIAYQAMDVLRAMQADSDIAFKELRVDGGATANNTLMQFQADLLKIPVVRPKVMETTALGAAYLAGLAVGYWKDLEEIQNQWQMDRTFEPNEKFNTDGLRKQWDKAIGRSKSWIED; from the coding sequence ATGGAAAAATACATCCTTGCTCTAGACCAGGGCACCACCAGTTCCCGCGCCATTGTTTTTGACCATCAGGGGTCTATGATCGCTGTAGCACAAAAAGAGTTCAAACAGTATTACCCTAAACCTGGCTGGATAGAACATGACGCCAATGAAATCTGGGATACCCAACTCAGTGTGGCACAGGAGGTGATCCGGAAAGCGCATATACAGGCTTCGCAAATTGCTGCCATAGGCATTACCAACCAGCGTGAGACCACTGTGGTCTGGGACAAAGAGAGTGGAGAGCCTATCCACAAGGCGATTGTCTGGCAGGATCGCCGTACCTCCAGATACTGTGATCAGCTAAAAGAAGAAGGTTTTGAAGAAACTATCCGTAACAAAACCGGGCTCATTGCCGATGCATATTTCAGCGGTACTAAAGTGAAGTGGATTCTGGAAAATGTACCGGAAGCCAGAAAAAAAGCGGATCAAGGTAAGCTGGCTTTTGGCACCATTGACAGTTTTCTGATCTGGAAACTTACCGGCGGAAAGCTCCACATTACGGACGTCACCAATGCCAGCCGCACTTTACTCTACGACATTCATAAGATGTGGTGGAGTACGACCATCACCAAGAAATTTGATGTGCCGATGTCTATGCTACCCCAGGTAGTGCCTAGCAGTCAGGAGTACGGAAATACTGATCCTAAACTTTTGGGCGAGGCTATTCCCATAGGAGGCATAGCTGGCGACCAGCAGGCAGCCCTATTTGGGCAGATGTGTACCCAGCCGGGTATGATCAAGAATACCTATGGCACAGGTAGCTTTGTGGTGCTGAATACCGGCAGTAAGCCCATCATTTCCAAAAATAATTTACTGACCACCGTAGCCTGGCAGATTGAAGGCAAAACCACCTATGCATTAGAAGGCAGTATTTTCATTGCAGGGGCCATTGTGCAGTGGCTGAGAGATGGGTTGGGTATCATCAAGTCCTCTTCCGAAGTAGAATCGCTGGCCAACAGCGTAGAAGATAACGGAGGTGTTTACCTGGTTCCTGCACTTACCGGCCTGGGCGCTCCCCATTGGGACCAGTATGCCAGAGGTACAATCGTAGGCATCACCCGGGGAACTACTGCCGGGCATATCGCCCGCGCTGCTTTAGAAAGTATTGCCTATCAGGCAATGGATGTACTACGGGCCATGCAGGCCGATTCCGATATAGCATTTAAAGAACTAAGGGTAGATGGCGGTGCCACTGCCAACAATACGCTCATGCAATTTCAGGCAGATCTGCTCAAAATACCTGTGGTACGGCCCAAAGTAATGGAAACCACGGCTTTGGGAGCAGCCTATCTGGCCGGACTGGCGGTGGGCTACTGGAAAGATTTAGAAGAAATTCAGAATCAATGGCAGATGGATCGTACTTTTGAGCCCAATGAAAAATTCAATACAGATGGATTGCGTAAGCAGTGGGATAAAGCCATCGGCAGGTCCAAATCCTGGATTGAAGATTAA
- a CDS encoding ABC transporter permease, whose amino-acid sequence MLYNYLKIALRLFARNKLISTINVMGLALALTGGLLIAIFIQDELSYDRYHTRADDVYRVTRNFLSPDGSVTLHLGHLAPPFGPLLKNDFSDIEEVARTRGFYRSLSLIEEDGTMQESIYIENSYYAEPAVFRIFSIPILAGDTKTTLEKPNTMMVSDATALQYFGTVDVVGKRFRAEDDMFEITGVYEAFPAQSHWHPDILVAFNTLNDENVYGREQLETNWGNNNFATYILVNEDFDPEQTEAQFPDFLDKHMGQSDNPVQPSMWTNLFLQPLTSIHLHSQLDSEIEANGSINHVYTMGAIGVFLILIACFNFINLSTARATTRGKEVGLRKVVGAFKKQLITQHLSESVLIAFFSFLLAIVLISLALPWLNDFTGKSIALQNYANPAAIAIVLTAMLLIGIMAGLYPAFVISGFKPVVMLKGKSTSTKSSNGIRKALVVVQFSISIIMIIATLITYQQLNFLNDRELGYSKDQIVRIYYDDAMDERYETFYHELTKSPSIINASRSSIIPTGRLLDYQGSLVQQGDSLVATDIAMKDVRIDHDFFDTYQIPLVSGRNFSKDIKSDDSLAFIINETAAKMVGWSSEEAIGQVLQNGPVKGTVIGVVKDFHFESLHEPIVPVVFHGQHNFNNVSVLVSEAEMQEALAHIESLWKEFMPDIPFSYNFLSERYAHLYDNEQSQNELFMIFAGLAIFIASMGLFGLATFNTHQRSKEVSIRKVLGAPLGSILGLLSKEILLLILIANLLAWPVAWYFMREWLSRFAYHTEMNIFTYLLAAVLAIVITLVTISSQTIKAALTNPATVLRND is encoded by the coding sequence ATGCTCTATAACTACCTGAAAATCGCGCTTAGGTTATTCGCCAGAAACAAACTCATCAGCACCATCAATGTAATGGGACTTGCTCTTGCCTTAACGGGTGGTCTGCTCATTGCTATTTTTATACAGGATGAACTGAGTTATGATCGTTATCATACGCGTGCCGATGATGTTTACCGGGTCACCAGAAATTTTCTTTCCCCCGACGGGAGCGTCACGCTGCACCTGGGACATCTGGCCCCTCCATTTGGCCCTCTGCTCAAAAATGATTTTTCTGACATTGAAGAGGTGGCCCGTACGCGAGGCTTCTACCGTTCCCTGAGCCTGATTGAAGAAGATGGCACGATGCAAGAGAGTATTTATATAGAAAATTCCTACTATGCTGAACCCGCTGTATTCAGGATCTTCTCCATTCCCATATTGGCTGGCGATACCAAAACAACTTTGGAAAAACCCAATACCATGATGGTTTCGGATGCCACCGCACTACAGTACTTTGGTACGGTAGATGTAGTAGGCAAACGCTTTAGAGCAGAGGATGACATGTTTGAAATTACCGGCGTTTATGAAGCTTTTCCTGCGCAGTCACACTGGCATCCGGATATTCTGGTCGCTTTCAACACTTTGAATGATGAGAATGTTTATGGCAGAGAGCAACTGGAAACCAATTGGGGAAATAACAATTTTGCTACTTACATTCTCGTCAACGAAGACTTTGATCCTGAGCAGACAGAAGCTCAGTTTCCCGATTTTCTGGATAAACACATGGGGCAATCTGACAATCCTGTACAACCCAGCATGTGGACCAATCTGTTCCTACAGCCCCTGACCTCTATCCATCTGCACTCGCAGCTAGACTCTGAAATTGAAGCTAACGGAAGCATTAACCATGTGTATACCATGGGAGCCATTGGCGTCTTTCTGATCCTCATTGCCTGCTTCAACTTTATCAATCTTTCCACTGCCCGGGCCACTACCCGAGGCAAAGAAGTAGGTTTGCGTAAAGTAGTAGGAGCTTTTAAAAAGCAGCTGATTACCCAACACCTGAGCGAATCGGTACTTATCGCTTTTTTCTCCTTCCTGCTGGCCATTGTACTGATCAGCCTGGCCCTGCCCTGGCTCAATGATTTTACCGGAAAATCCATTGCATTGCAGAACTATGCCAATCCGGCAGCGATTGCAATTGTGCTGACAGCTATGCTGTTGATAGGCATCATGGCAGGACTCTATCCTGCTTTTGTGATTTCCGGATTCAAACCCGTTGTCATGTTAAAAGGAAAGAGCACTTCCACAAAAAGCAGCAATGGTATCCGTAAGGCTTTGGTGGTCGTACAGTTTTCTATTTCCATCATCATGATCATTGCCACACTCATTACCTATCAACAGCTGAACTTTCTCAACGACCGGGAACTGGGCTATTCCAAAGATCAGATCGTGAGGATTTATTATGATGATGCAATGGATGAACGTTACGAAACCTTTTACCATGAGCTGACCAAAAGTCCATCCATCATCAACGCCAGCCGATCCAGCATCATTCCCACAGGAAGGTTACTGGACTATCAGGGCTCATTGGTACAGCAAGGAGACAGTTTGGTAGCTACGGATATAGCTATGAAAGATGTCCGCATCGACCATGATTTTTTTGATACCTACCAGATTCCGTTGGTGAGTGGGAGAAACTTTTCCAAAGACATTAAGTCCGATGATTCTCTGGCGTTTATCATCAACGAGACCGCTGCCAAAATGGTGGGCTGGAGCAGTGAAGAAGCCATAGGTCAGGTGCTTCAAAATGGGCCGGTCAAAGGAACAGTGATTGGAGTAGTCAAAGACTTTCATTTTGAATCCCTTCATGAGCCTATAGTACCGGTGGTATTTCATGGGCAGCATAATTTCAATAATGTATCGGTGCTGGTCTCTGAGGCTGAAATGCAGGAGGCACTTGCCCATATTGAATCCCTATGGAAAGAGTTTATGCCCGATATTCCTTTTTCTTATAATTTCCTGAGCGAACGCTACGCTCATCTTTACGATAACGAGCAAAGCCAGAATGAATTGTTCATGATCTTTGCCGGGCTGGCGATCTTCATCGCTTCTATGGGATTGTTTGGCCTGGCTACCTTCAACACCCACCAGCGGAGCAAAGAAGTAAGCATCAGAAAAGTACTGGGTGCTCCTCTCGGAAGCATTCTTGGTTTGCTCAGCAAAGAGATTCTACTTCTTATACTTATTGCCAACTTGCTGGCCTGGCCTGTCGCCTGGTATTTTATGAGGGAATGGCTAAGCCGCTTTGCATATCATACGGAGATGAACATCTTTACTTATCTCCTGGCAGCTGTGCTGGCTATTGTCATCACTTTGGTTACCATCAGCAGCCAGACTATCAAGGCTGCACTTACCAATCCTGCGACTGTTTTACGTAACGATTAA
- a CDS encoding YgaP family membrane protein, translated as MKRNMGNADRIIRTVIAMIVAALIISGTFTGVWAIVLGVFAAVFLLTSLVSFCPLYTLLGLNTCIIKK; from the coding sequence ATGAAACGCAATATGGGAAATGCCGATAGAATCATCAGAACAGTGATTGCCATGATCGTGGCTGCACTGATCATCTCTGGCACATTTACAGGAGTCTGGGCTATAGTATTGGGAGTCTTTGCCGCAGTTTTTCTACTAACCAGCCTCGTCAGTTTCTGTCCATTGTATACCTTACTCGGACTGAATACTTGCATTATAAAAAAATAG
- a CDS encoding Crp/Fnr family transcriptional regulator, whose protein sequence is MDININQFRQAFHISHPELLQEIEKYGKAMTFLPGETIINYGNYIKVVPLILSGSVKVIKEDEEGKEVFLYYLKPGETCAMSLTCCSTYQPSQIKAVAEDATELIAIPVEKHEQWMNHYREWKELVGRTYANRFDELLQTIENIAFKNMDERLVEYLQTKFHNLNTSLLNITHQEIANELGTSREVISRLLKQLERKGMIILGRNKVMLKKENSLI, encoded by the coding sequence ATGGATATAAACATCAATCAGTTCAGGCAGGCATTTCATATCAGTCATCCTGAACTATTACAGGAAATAGAAAAGTATGGAAAAGCGATGACATTCCTTCCCGGTGAGACGATCATTAATTATGGCAACTATATCAAGGTTGTTCCGCTAATTCTCTCCGGATCAGTCAAGGTAATTAAAGAAGATGAGGAAGGTAAAGAAGTTTTTTTATACTATTTAAAACCGGGAGAAACCTGTGCCATGTCTCTGACCTGCTGTAGTACTTACCAGCCCAGTCAGATCAAGGCAGTCGCAGAAGATGCTACCGAATTGATTGCTATTCCGGTAGAGAAACATGAGCAATGGATGAACCACTACAGGGAGTGGAAAGAACTGGTGGGGCGCACTTATGCCAATCGTTTTGATGAATTGCTGCAAACCATTGAGAACATTGCCTTTAAAAATATGGACGAAAGACTGGTGGAATATTTACAGACCAAATTCCATAACCTTAACACTTCGCTGCTCAATATCACCCACCAGGAGATCGCCAATGAACTGGGTACTTCCCGGGAAGTGATCTCCCGCTTACTCAAACAACTGGAGCGCAAGGGTATGATTATCTTAGGCAGAAATAAAGTGATGCTTAAAAAGGAAAATTCACTGATTTGA
- a CDS encoding sulfur reduction protein DsrE, whose amino-acid sequence MKVYILIFTLLITGLFSDKTLAQSEAEHESRNYIVITRNIEQLQPILLTAEALAEEDGENFGAFEVVVCGKTVVELVQEGKLLSWLKMAEEADVEVKACGFSLNKFKVNPQDLPTQIKVIENGLLYSFQLQKKGYLSIEL is encoded by the coding sequence ATGAAAGTATATATTTTAATCTTCACTTTGCTGATCACAGGTTTATTTTCAGACAAAACCCTGGCGCAAAGTGAAGCAGAACATGAAAGCAGAAATTACATCGTGATTACCAGAAATATTGAGCAACTTCAACCCATCCTGCTTACTGCAGAAGCATTGGCTGAAGAGGATGGTGAAAATTTTGGAGCGTTTGAAGTGGTGGTTTGTGGTAAAACCGTAGTTGAATTGGTTCAGGAAGGAAAGCTGCTGTCATGGCTAAAAATGGCAGAAGAAGCAGATGTGGAAGTAAAAGCCTGCGGTTTTTCTCTAAATAAATTTAAGGTAAATCCGCAAGACCTTCCGACACAAATCAAAGTGATTGAAAATGGGTTGCTGTATAGTTTTCAGTTGCAGAAAAAAGGTTACCTGAGTATTGAACTGTAG
- a CDS encoding TQO small subunit DoxD, with product MNHQNIEHQPYHLAGLFTLALRLVVGWTYFSAFWRRLFLANKLDPDAAGYIGEKFNHFLPNALGIQPLIEFLVTHPEWLWWAMATFTIIEGVVGLLFMFGFFTRLMSVGVFGLAMGILLGSGWLGTTCLDEWQIGVLGIAAGFTIFLTGSGKYSLDYHFSKKQAGFTDQIWFRWLGSGVLPVAPNALHKFVFAGSMLILLITLFTNQYFHGGVWGTLHNKSVKPKIEISDATLKDGQLSFEVFRIEGVDVYGSFLIEISLENEAGETLLTLDGDQLANFPVENIQNKYVTKVKAGEHSLIIPLGAKATLLIHESQLAGLPKGNYQLTLTDISGATWSSTARI from the coding sequence ATGAATCATCAAAATATAGAGCATCAGCCTTACCATCTGGCTGGTTTGTTTACCCTTGCCTTACGTCTGGTCGTCGGCTGGACTTACTTTTCAGCTTTTTGGCGCAGATTATTTCTGGCCAATAAACTAGACCCCGATGCCGCTGGCTACATCGGGGAGAAATTCAATCATTTTTTGCCTAATGCCCTGGGCATACAACCGCTCATTGAGTTTTTGGTCACCCATCCGGAATGGCTGTGGTGGGCGATGGCTACTTTTACCATTATTGAAGGTGTGGTAGGTCTCCTTTTTATGTTTGGCTTTTTCACTAGATTGATGAGTGTAGGCGTATTTGGCCTAGCCATGGGTATCCTGCTGGGTTCGGGCTGGCTGGGTACCACCTGTCTGGATGAGTGGCAAATCGGGGTGCTGGGCATTGCTGCGGGTTTCACCATTTTCCTGACAGGCAGCGGCAAATATTCTCTGGATTACCACTTTTCCAAAAAACAGGCAGGATTTACAGATCAGATATGGTTCAGATGGTTGGGCTCCGGAGTATTGCCCGTTGCGCCAAACGCCTTGCATAAATTTGTGTTTGCAGGCTCTATGCTCATCCTTCTGATCACGCTTTTCACCAATCAGTATTTTCATGGGGGTGTCTGGGGAACTTTACATAACAAATCAGTAAAGCCCAAAATAGAAATATCAGATGCTACGCTAAAGGATGGACAACTTTCATTTGAGGTGTTTAGGATTGAAGGCGTAGATGTTTACGGTTCTTTTCTCATTGAAATCAGTCTGGAAAATGAAGCAGGAGAAACACTGCTGACATTGGATGGCGATCAATTGGCTAACTTTCCGGTAGAAAATATACAGAACAAGTATGTCACGAAAGTCAAAGCAGGAGAACATAGCCTGATCATTCCGCTGGGGGCGAAAGCTACTTTGCTTATCCATGAATCTCAGTTGGCTGGGTTGCCCAAAGGAAATTATCAACTCACCCTTACCGACATCAGCGGGGCTACATGGAGCAGTACAGCTCGTATTTAA
- a CDS encoding class I SAM-dependent methyltransferase — translation MNQEFWNKRYQEEKTLYGLEPNRFFAEKIKQLRVGRLLLPGEGEGRNAVYAAYLGWTVIAFDMSEIARENALLWAKQKREHLHYHLATAQSFPYPTHYYDAVALMFFHLPLELRKMVHQKIAKSLKPGGKLILTGFGKEQLNFESGGPKDAEMLYDIDTLKKEFDRIHWLEAYDRIEALKEGKGHQGPGHVISLYGELEE, via the coding sequence ATGAATCAGGAATTTTGGAACAAGCGGTATCAAGAGGAAAAAACGCTTTACGGACTGGAGCCCAATCGTTTTTTTGCTGAAAAAATCAAGCAATTACGGGTCGGCAGGCTGCTCCTTCCCGGAGAAGGGGAGGGAAGAAACGCAGTATATGCTGCTTATCTTGGCTGGACCGTTATTGCCTTTGATATGAGCGAAATTGCCCGGGAAAATGCCCTGCTATGGGCTAAACAAAAAAGAGAACACCTGCATTATCATCTGGCTACTGCCCAAAGCTTTCCTTACCCTACCCATTATTATGATGCGGTAGCTTTGATGTTTTTTCATCTGCCTCTGGAATTGCGAAAAATGGTGCACCAAAAGATAGCAAAAAGTCTGAAACCCGGAGGGAAACTGATCCTGACCGGATTTGGCAAAGAACAACTCAACTTTGAAAGTGGTGGGCCTAAAGATGCAGAGATGCTTTATGACATAGATACGCTAAAGAAGGAATTTGATCGTATCCATTGGCTGGAAGCGTATGACCGTATTGAAGCGTTAAAAGAAGGAAAAGGACATCAGGGTCCGGGTCATGTCATTAGTTTGTATGGAGAACTAGAAGAGTGA
- a CDS encoding sulfite exporter TauE/SafE family protein, which translates to MDIVLIIGYITSVLIGLSLGLIGGGGSILTVPVLVYIVGINPVLSTAYSLFIVGITSMVGSVNFMRKGLVNYRAAMVFAIPSFIAVFLTRMYLVPAIPDPVFSISGYVVSKDMAIMVFFALIMLAASFTMIRDKKVDESDCKDCGEPKFNFPLIAVEGALVGTLTGIVGAGGGFLIIPALVLLAKLPMKKAVGTSLLIIAAKSLIGFLGDVGTQTIDWNFLLIFTALSIVGIFLGGHLSKKISGEKLKKSFGWFVLLMGIYIMLSELVF; encoded by the coding sequence ATGGACATAGTATTGATTATAGGATACATTACTTCTGTGCTGATAGGACTGAGTCTGGGACTTATCGGAGGGGGAGGTTCCATTCTGACCGTCCCGGTGCTGGTGTATATCGTTGGCATCAACCCCGTTTTATCTACTGCATATTCACTGTTTATTGTGGGCATTACCTCTATGGTAGGAAGTGTAAACTTCATGAGAAAAGGACTGGTGAATTATCGGGCAGCAATGGTATTTGCCATCCCTTCTTTTATCGCTGTTTTTCTCACCCGTATGTATCTGGTGCCCGCCATTCCTGACCCTGTATTTTCAATATCAGGTTACGTGGTTTCCAAGGACATGGCGATTATGGTATTCTTTGCCCTCATTATGTTGGCAGCCTCTTTTACCATGATCAGGGATAAAAAAGTAGATGAGAGTGACTGTAAAGATTGTGGTGAACCCAAATTTAATTTTCCCCTGATCGCTGTAGAAGGTGCTCTGGTAGGTACGCTTACCGGAATCGTAGGTGCGGGTGGTGGTTTTCTGATCATCCCGGCCCTGGTATTATTGGCAAAACTTCCCATGAAGAAGGCAGTAGGTACTTCACTGCTGATCATCGCTGCCAAATCACTGATTGGTTTTCTGGGTGATGTAGGAACCCAAACGATTGACTGGAACTTCCTGCTGATCTTCACCGCACTCTCTATCGTCGGTATTTTTCTGGGGGGACACTTGTCTAAAAAAATCTCCGGAGAAAAACTGAAAAAGAGTTTTGGCTGGTTTGTGTTGCTGATGGGTATCTATATCATGCTCAGCGAACTGGTCTTTTGA
- the trxA gene encoding thioredoxin has product MENTIKFQDLIRGKKPLLVDFYASWCSPCKMMQPVLQELVSMVGNEVKVIKIDVEKNPQIARSLRIQGVPTLILFQQGEILWRQSGLVSAQHLAQVIQKHSKKIPV; this is encoded by the coding sequence ATGGAAAATACAATAAAATTTCAGGACTTGATTCGTGGCAAAAAACCGCTACTGGTGGATTTTTATGCCAGCTGGTGCAGCCCCTGCAAGATGATGCAGCCTGTATTACAAGAGCTGGTTTCTATGGTAGGCAATGAGGTAAAAGTAATCAAAATTGATGTGGAAAAGAACCCTCAGATTGCACGATCCCTACGGATTCAGGGAGTACCTACGCTGATACTTTTTCAGCAGGGAGAGATTTTGTGGCGACAGTCCGGCCTTGTATCTGCACAGCACTTAGCCCAGGTGATACAAAAGCATAGTAAAAAAATCCCGGTTTGA
- a CDS encoding MBL fold metallo-hydrolase yields the protein MKVEQIYTGCLAQGAYYIESEGEVAIVDPLREIQPYLKKAEKDGATIKYILETHFHADFVSGHVDLAKATGATIVYGPGAQPNFDAHVAQDDEVLKLGKVEIKVLHTPGHTMESSCYLLLNEKGKQEAVFTGDTLFIGDVGRPDLAQKAAHMTQEELAATLYHSLRNKVMTLSDDVVVYPGHGAGSACGKNMSKDTVSTIGAQKRTNYALRADMTEEEFVKEVTDGLLPPPAYFPMNVRMNKEGYESIDDVLSKGVRPLSPEAFEAAANETGALVLDTRQPDQFGKAFIPNSINIGLGGQFAPWAGALIPEGQAILLVTEEGKEEEAVTRLARVGYDNTLGYLKGGLEAWKKAGKETDSVSSIDAKAFAQRYEKEKTLVMDVRKPGEFASEHVENAVNLPLDYINEHLAEFPKDKPFYLHCAGGYRSMIAASILKARGWDQFVNVEGGFEDIKKTAVPRTDYVCPSTLK from the coding sequence ATGAAAGTAGAACAAATTTATACAGGATGTCTGGCACAGGGTGCCTACTATATAGAATCAGAAGGTGAAGTGGCCATTGTAGATCCCTTGCGTGAGATTCAACCTTATCTTAAGAAAGCTGAAAAAGATGGCGCTACAATCAAATATATACTGGAAACACATTTCCATGCCGACTTTGTCTCCGGTCATGTGGATTTGGCCAAAGCCACCGGGGCTACCATCGTCTACGGGCCGGGTGCCCAACCCAACTTTGACGCGCATGTCGCTCAGGATGACGAAGTACTGAAGTTAGGCAAGGTAGAAATCAAAGTGTTACATACGCCTGGACATACCATGGAATCTTCCTGCTATCTGCTGCTCAATGAAAAAGGAAAGCAGGAGGCTGTATTTACAGGTGATACGCTCTTTATCGGCGATGTAGGTCGTCCTGATCTGGCTCAGAAAGCCGCGCATATGACCCAGGAAGAACTGGCCGCCACGCTTTACCATAGTCTCAGAAACAAGGTGATGACGCTTAGTGATGATGTTGTCGTCTATCCCGGACATGGCGCAGGCTCCGCCTGTGGTAAAAACATGAGCAAGGATACAGTCTCTACGATTGGTGCACAGAAACGTACTAACTATGCCTTGCGTGCGGACATGACTGAAGAGGAGTTTGTGAAAGAAGTCACCGATGGTCTATTACCTCCTCCTGCTTACTTCCCCATGAATGTGCGCATGAACAAAGAGGGTTACGAAAGCATTGACGATGTGCTGTCAAAAGGAGTGAGACCTTTGAGTCCGGAAGCTTTTGAAGCGGCTGCCAATGAAACAGGCGCGCTGGTACTGGATACCCGTCAGCCTGACCAGTTTGGCAAAGCTTTTATTCCTAATTCCATCAACATCGGTTTGGGTGGACAGTTTGCACCCTGGGCAGGTGCCCTGATTCCCGAAGGACAGGCGATCCTGCTGGTCACTGAGGAAGGCAAAGAAGAAGAGGCAGTCACCCGACTGGCCCGGGTAGGTTATGACAATACCCTGGGTTATCTGAAAGGTGGACTGGAAGCCTGGAAAAAAGCCGGTAAAGAAACCGATTCGGTAAGCTCTATAGATGCCAAAGCATTTGCCCAGCGCTATGAGAAAGAAAAAACGCTAGTGATGGATGTGCGAAAGCCTGGTGAATTTGCTTCCGAGCATGTGGAAAATGCGGTCAACTTACCCCTTGATTATATTAATGAGCATCTGGCAGAGTTTCCTAAAGACAAACCTTTCTATCTGCATTGTGCCGGAGGGTATCGCTCTATGATCGCTGCCTCCATCCTGAAAGCCAGAGGCTGGGATCAGTTCGTCAATGTTGAAGGGGGTTTTGAGGATATCAAAAAAACCGCTGTGCCCAGGACAGATTATGTCTGTCCCTCCACCTTAAAATAA